In one Ornithinimicrobium pratense genomic region, the following are encoded:
- a CDS encoding YbjN domain-containing protein: MSSHTTYLARLREHLDALEVPWEQGAHEGETVATLPGERKLRTVVSLLLGERALELRAFVIRNPDENHEAFYRHLLRRTLRLPGLGYAVDASGDVYLTGRVPLAGLNEMSLDELLGGVLTACDEPFNDLLRLGFWTSIQREWAWRVDRGETTANLEVFRAELEEQTPSGAPDSVKP; encoded by the coding sequence ATGAGCTCACACACCACATACCTGGCCCGGCTGCGCGAGCACCTGGACGCGCTCGAGGTGCCCTGGGAGCAGGGCGCGCACGAGGGGGAGACGGTGGCGACGCTGCCGGGGGAGCGCAAGCTGCGCACCGTGGTCTCCCTGCTGCTGGGGGAGCGGGCGCTGGAGCTGCGCGCCTTCGTCATCCGCAACCCGGACGAGAACCACGAGGCGTTCTACCGCCACCTGCTGCGGCGGACCCTGCGGCTGCCCGGGCTGGGGTATGCCGTCGACGCCAGCGGCGACGTCTACCTCACCGGCCGGGTGCCGCTGGCGGGGCTGAACGAGATGAGCCTGGACGAGCTGCTCGGCGGGGTGCTGACCGCCTGCGACGAGCCGTTCAACGACCTGTTGCGCCTGGGCTTCTGGACCTCGATCCAGCGCGAATGGGCCTGGCGGGTCGACCGGGGCGAGACCACCGCCAACCTGGAGGTCTTCCGCGCCGAGCTGGAGGAGCAGACGCCTTCCGGGGCACCCGATAGTGTGAAGCCATGA
- the mshA gene encoding D-inositol-3-phosphate glycosyltransferase, with product MSSNDRRAGLPVRVLMVSLHTSPLLTPGTGDAGGLNVYVLQTALHLARRGVAVDVATRATAPEEVGTVRPAPGVEVHHLPAGPLAPVPKQDLSAHVDAFAEELAPLRARVAADGGVVHSHYWLSGAAALRAAELTAVERRPPLVHTMHTMARVKNQRLAQGERPEPAARVRGEDELVTRADLLVVNTADERDALVALHGADPGRVRIVPPGVDLETFRPGPQESARAELGLPAEALLLLFVGRIQPLKAPDVLLRAAGELVRRDPQLRNRLLVSVLGGPSGSGLARPRALAALAEEEGLGGVVRFGETLPRAELARWYRAADLLVVPSHHESFGLVAIEALASGTPVVAARVGGLPHAVGEVGVLVDGHDPHDWADALAAALARLEVEGARWPARAVEHAQGFSWERTVDGLLDVYRTAASARHHPDHPLPDHPLPDHPLPDRLP from the coding sequence ATGAGCAGCAACGACCGCCGTGCAGGGCTCCCGGTCCGGGTCCTCATGGTCTCGCTGCACACCTCGCCGTTGCTGACGCCCGGGACGGGAGACGCCGGTGGGCTGAACGTCTACGTCCTGCAGACCGCCCTGCACCTCGCCCGGCGGGGGGTGGCCGTGGACGTCGCGACCCGGGCCACCGCACCGGAGGAGGTCGGCACGGTCCGCCCCGCCCCAGGCGTCGAGGTCCACCACCTCCCAGCCGGTCCCCTCGCCCCGGTCCCGAAGCAGGACCTGTCCGCGCACGTCGACGCCTTCGCCGAGGAACTGGCCCCGCTCCGCGCCCGGGTGGCGGCTGACGGTGGAGTGGTGCACAGCCACTACTGGCTCTCGGGGGCGGCGGCCCTGCGCGCCGCCGAGCTCACCGCCGTCGAGAGGCGCCCGCCGCTCGTGCACACCATGCACACGATGGCCCGGGTGAAGAACCAGCGACTGGCGCAGGGTGAGCGGCCCGAGCCTGCGGCGCGGGTCCGCGGCGAGGACGAGCTGGTCACGCGCGCGGACCTGCTCGTGGTCAACACCGCCGACGAGAGGGACGCTCTCGTGGCCCTGCACGGCGCCGACCCCGGCCGGGTGCGGATCGTCCCCCCGGGCGTGGACCTGGAGACCTTCCGGCCTGGCCCGCAGGAGTCGGCCCGCGCCGAGCTCGGCCTGCCGGCCGAGGCGCTCCTGCTGCTCTTCGTCGGCCGGATCCAGCCGCTCAAGGCCCCGGACGTGCTGCTGCGGGCCGCCGGCGAGCTGGTCCGCCGTGACCCCCAGCTGCGGAACCGGCTGCTGGTCAGCGTCCTGGGCGGGCCGTCCGGCTCGGGCCTGGCCCGCCCGAGAGCGCTCGCCGCGCTGGCGGAGGAGGAGGGCCTGGGAGGGGTCGTGCGCTTCGGCGAGACCCTGCCGCGCGCGGAGCTCGCCCGGTGGTACCGCGCCGCCGACCTGCTCGTGGTCCCCTCCCACCACGAGTCCTTCGGCCTGGTCGCGATCGAGGCGCTCGCCAGCGGGACGCCCGTGGTCGCGGCCCGTGTCGGCGGTCTGCCGCACGCCGTCGGCGAGGTCGGGGTGCTCGTGGACGGGCACGACCCCCACGACTGGGCGGATGCCCTGGCTGCGGCGCTGGCCCGCCTGGAGGTGGAGGGTGCGCGCTGGCCGGCCCGGGCGGTCGAGCACGCGCAGGGCTTCTCCTGGGAGCGCACCGTCGACGGACTGCTCGACGTCTACCGCACCGCGGCCTCTGCCCGGCATCATCCCGACCACCCTCTGCCCGACCACCCTCTGCCCGACCATCCTCTGCCCGACCGCCTGCCCTAG
- a CDS encoding class I SAM-dependent methyltransferase: protein MPSPAPRRRFAPVGEITRGTTNPNRLRRVDRWIAAALRHELRAPAEPPVVIDLGYGASPVTVLELAQRLRAVREDIRVVGVEIDPERVARGLPYADPPRVDFVLGGFEVPLPAGSGGAPTVVRAFNVLRQYAEDDVPAAWARVVSRLAPGGALVEGTCDEPGRLAAWVDVRRGPDAAPAPRSLTLAWRLAGLNTPSVVAERLPKVLIHRNVPGERVHELMRALDDAWARNAPLASYGARQRFVATARDLRSAGWPVRGGPARWRFGELTLDWAAVAPHGLT from the coding sequence GTGCCCAGCCCCGCCCCGCGCCGCCGCTTCGCCCCGGTCGGCGAGATCACCCGCGGCACCACCAACCCCAACCGGCTGAGGCGCGTCGACCGGTGGATCGCGGCGGCCCTGCGCCACGAGCTGCGGGCCCCGGCCGAGCCGCCCGTGGTGATCGACCTGGGCTACGGCGCCTCGCCCGTGACCGTCCTGGAGCTGGCTCAGCGGCTGCGCGCGGTGCGCGAGGACATCCGCGTCGTCGGCGTGGAGATCGACCCCGAGCGGGTCGCCCGCGGACTGCCCTACGCCGACCCGCCGCGCGTGGACTTCGTGCTCGGGGGGTTCGAGGTGCCGCTGCCTGCCGGCAGCGGCGGGGCACCCACGGTGGTACGGGCTTTCAACGTGCTGCGGCAGTATGCCGAGGACGACGTGCCCGCGGCGTGGGCCCGGGTGGTGTCTCGGCTCGCGCCCGGCGGCGCGCTGGTCGAGGGCACCTGCGACGAGCCCGGGCGGCTGGCGGCGTGGGTCGACGTCCGCCGGGGGCCGGACGCCGCACCGGCCCCGCGCTCGCTCACCCTGGCCTGGCGGCTGGCCGGCCTGAACACCCCCTCCGTGGTCGCCGAGCGCCTGCCCAAGGTGCTGATCCACCGCAATGTGCCCGGCGAGCGGGTGCACGAGCTGATGCGGGCCCTGGACGACGCCTGGGCACGCAACGCCCCGCTCGCCTCCTACGGCGCGCGCCAACGCTTCGTCGCGACCGCGCGTGATCTGCGCTCCGCCGGCTGGCCGGTGCGGGGTGGGCCGGCCCGGTGGCGCTTCGGGGAGCTGACCCTCGACTGGGCCGCCGTCGCGCCGCACGGCCTGACCTGA
- a CDS encoding DUF2516 family protein, which translates to MSPVLISAQNTVTLVLGVVAFALMAWALVDCLRVRADAFPAASKRSKQFWLLLTGVATAIGFVSIFAPLNIFNLAAIIAAAVYHTDVKPAVRAVQGRGGGSHMGPYGPW; encoded by the coding sequence ATGTCGCCGGTCCTGATCTCCGCCCAGAACACCGTGACGCTCGTGCTGGGCGTCGTCGCCTTCGCGCTCATGGCCTGGGCGCTGGTCGACTGCCTCCGGGTGCGGGCCGATGCCTTTCCCGCGGCCAGCAAGCGCAGCAAGCAGTTCTGGCTGCTGCTCACCGGGGTGGCGACCGCGATCGGCTTCGTCTCGATCTTCGCGCCGCTGAACATCTTCAACCTCGCCGCCATCATCGCCGCGGCGGTCTACCACACCGACGTCAAGCCCGCGGTGCGCGCGGTGCAGGGCCGCGGCGGGGGGAGCCACATGGGTCCGTACGGGCCCTGGTGA
- a CDS encoding phosphomannose isomerase type II C-terminal cupin domain, with amino-acid sequence MATNTEPVVEQDRREQAVVVERPWGRFERFCLNEPTTVKVITIAPGQRLSLQRHEHRAELWQALDEGVQASVDGLTWTMRRGEVAWVPLGAPHRLTNPGGSSVRVLELGFGHFDEDDIERLQDDYARG; translated from the coding sequence ATGGCGACCAACACGGAACCGGTGGTTGAGCAGGACCGCCGTGAGCAGGCCGTCGTCGTCGAGCGTCCCTGGGGCCGGTTCGAGCGGTTCTGCCTCAACGAGCCGACCACCGTCAAGGTCATCACCATCGCGCCCGGTCAGCGGCTCTCCCTGCAGCGCCACGAGCACCGGGCGGAGCTGTGGCAGGCCCTGGACGAGGGCGTGCAGGCGAGCGTCGACGGGCTCACCTGGACGATGCGCCGGGGCGAGGTGGCCTGGGTGCCGCTGGGTGCCCCTCACCGGCTGACCAACCCGGGCGGGTCGAGCGTGCGCGTCCTGGAGCTGGGGTTCGGGCACTTTGACGAGGACGACATCGAGCGTCTGCAGGACGACTACGCCAGAGGCTGA
- the dtd gene encoding D-aminoacyl-tRNA deacylase yields MRAVLQRVIRASVSVEGEVVGAIDRPGLLALVAATHDDGPSDVATMARKIAELRILPEERSVAEAEGAVLVVSQFTLYGSTRKGRRPSWTAAAPGEVAEPLVDAVVADLRGRGIEVATGVFGAMMQVELVNDGPFTVIVDT; encoded by the coding sequence GTGAGGGCGGTCCTGCAGCGCGTCATCCGCGCCAGCGTGAGCGTCGAGGGTGAGGTCGTGGGAGCAATCGACCGGCCCGGCCTGCTCGCCCTGGTGGCGGCCACCCACGACGACGGCCCGAGCGACGTGGCGACCATGGCCCGCAAGATCGCCGAGCTGCGCATCCTGCCCGAGGAGCGGTCGGTCGCCGAGGCGGAGGGTGCGGTGCTCGTCGTCAGCCAGTTCACCCTCTACGGCAGCACCCGCAAGGGCCGCCGGCCGTCCTGGACCGCGGCCGCCCCTGGCGAGGTGGCTGAGCCGCTGGTCGACGCGGTCGTCGCCGACCTGCGCGGCCGCGGGATCGAGGTCGCGACCGGTGTGTTCGGCGCGATGATGCAGGTGGAACTGGTCAACGACGGGCCGTTCACGGTGATCGTCGACACCTGA
- a CDS encoding asparaginase — MSEQTMSHSPLTQAPVVAEVVRNGFVESVHHGVLALTAADGSTSLAVGPVDAPVLPRSSLKPLQAVAMLRAGAQLEGELLALACASHSGEPFHLEGARRILASVGLADSALQNTPSSPIDDVERARWVREGRTDSSLGQNCSGKHAGMLAACRAAGWDTTTYLDPEHPLQRLIIEVVEELTGDRVSALTVDGCGAPALGVSTAGLARAFGTLAAADPDTPEGRVAAAVHAHPAWLGGTGRDVTALIQAVPGLIAKDGAESVYAVGLADGRGLAVKITDGAERARVVVTTATLRAAGVETLAPGVADALDQLDARAVVRGHGQPVGAVRAVVPGLAGMPSAGCP, encoded by the coding sequence ATGAGCGAGCAGACGATGTCGCACTCCCCGCTGACGCAGGCCCCAGTCGTCGCCGAGGTGGTCCGCAACGGTTTCGTGGAGTCCGTCCACCACGGCGTGCTCGCCCTGACCGCGGCCGACGGCAGCACCTCCCTGGCGGTGGGGCCGGTCGACGCGCCGGTGTTGCCCCGCTCCTCGCTCAAGCCGCTCCAGGCGGTCGCGATGCTGCGCGCCGGTGCCCAGCTGGAGGGAGAGCTGCTCGCCCTGGCCTGCGCCAGCCACTCGGGCGAGCCCTTCCACCTGGAGGGCGCCCGCCGCATCCTGGCTTCGGTCGGGCTGGCGGACTCCGCGCTGCAGAACACCCCCAGCAGCCCGATCGACGACGTCGAGCGCGCCCGGTGGGTGCGCGAGGGTCGGACCGACTCCAGCCTGGGCCAGAACTGTTCCGGCAAGCACGCCGGCATGCTCGCCGCCTGTCGCGCCGCCGGTTGGGACACCACGACCTACCTGGACCCCGAGCATCCCCTGCAGCGGCTCATCATCGAGGTGGTCGAGGAGCTGACCGGCGACCGGGTCAGCGCACTGACCGTCGACGGCTGTGGTGCCCCCGCGCTGGGCGTCTCCACGGCCGGGCTGGCGCGCGCCTTCGGCACCCTGGCCGCCGCGGACCCCGACACCCCCGAGGGCCGGGTCGCCGCAGCGGTCCACGCGCACCCGGCCTGGCTGGGCGGCACCGGCCGCGACGTCACCGCGCTCATCCAGGCCGTGCCGGGCCTGATCGCCAAGGACGGGGCGGAGTCGGTCTACGCGGTCGGCCTGGCCGACGGTCGCGGGCTGGCGGTGAAGATCACCGACGGCGCCGAGCGGGCCCGGGTGGTCGTCACCACGGCAACCCTCCGCGCGGCCGGGGTGGAGACCCTGGCCCCGGGCGTCGCCGACGCGCTCGACCAGCTCGACGCCCGCGCCGTCGTGCGCGGACACGGCCAGCCGGTCGGCGCGGTGCGCGCCGTCGTGCCGGGCCTGGCGGGTATGCCGTCGGCAGGCTGCCCGTGA
- a CDS encoding 3-keto-5-aminohexanoate cleavage protein, translating into MASTLITVAPTGAETAKTDFPQLPTTLEEVVETAVACEQAGAGLIHVHVRDPEAGHTPTLDPTRLKDTVQALREATDLVIQLSTGGSVRDPLESRLTVLDAEPDSCSLTCGTVNFGDDVFLNPYPFMSDLYVQAQEREVVPEFELFDLGHVAALRRLIDQHGLPYGGQVHVDFVTGMPGGMPGTVAALAAGVQALPEEVTSWSATGIGRAHLPIAAAALAMGGHLRVGMEDNLMYARGQQVQHNAELVERAAGLATTMQRPPMSTQGVRALLGVKDRRTR; encoded by the coding sequence ATGGCATCCACGTTGATCACCGTCGCGCCCACCGGGGCGGAGACGGCCAAGACCGACTTCCCCCAGCTGCCGACCACCCTCGAGGAGGTCGTCGAGACGGCGGTCGCGTGCGAGCAGGCCGGGGCCGGCCTCATCCACGTGCATGTGCGTGACCCGGAGGCGGGTCACACGCCCACGCTGGACCCGACACGCCTGAAGGACACGGTCCAGGCACTGCGGGAGGCGACCGACCTGGTCATCCAGCTCTCCACCGGCGGCTCGGTGCGCGATCCGCTGGAGTCTCGGCTCACCGTGCTCGACGCCGAGCCCGACTCCTGCTCCCTGACCTGCGGGACGGTCAACTTCGGCGACGACGTCTTCCTCAACCCCTACCCGTTCATGAGCGACCTCTACGTGCAGGCCCAGGAGCGGGAGGTCGTGCCCGAGTTCGAGCTCTTCGACCTCGGCCACGTCGCCGCCCTGCGCCGGCTCATCGACCAGCACGGCCTGCCCTACGGCGGCCAGGTCCACGTCGACTTCGTCACCGGCATGCCCGGCGGCATGCCTGGCACCGTCGCGGCGCTGGCGGCGGGCGTGCAGGCCCTGCCCGAGGAGGTCACCAGCTGGTCGGCCACCGGGATCGGACGCGCGCACCTGCCGATCGCCGCCGCCGCGCTGGCGATGGGGGGCCACCTGCGGGTGGGGATGGAGGACAACCTGATGTATGCCCGCGGGCAGCAGGTGCAGCACAACGCCGAGCTCGTGGAGCGGGCGGCCGGCTTGGCCACGACTATGCAGCGCCCGCCGATGTCGACGCAGGGCGTCCGCGCGCTGCTCGGGGTCAAGGACCGGAGGACCCGATGA
- a CDS encoding YgfZ/GcvT domain-containing protein, with protein MSTLLDRPGAVDGSGIDAGVAAHYGNPHREQRLLQEGLAVVDLSHRGVVTITGPDRLNWLHSLTTQHLTDLPPRTGVETLILSPKGHVEHALHVVDDGTTTWLTTEPGAAEVVSGWLDSMRFMLRVEVADVSSEYAVLGEPIAAESVEGEPLAWVDPWPRTVGDTHAYGPQGEAHPGHGRAWRELIVPRSDLEAAVGDRPLAGTWAAEALRVAAWRPRGDVDTDHRSIPHELDWLRTAVHLQKGCYRGQETVARVKNLGRPPRRVVFLHLDGSGHVSPEPGTELVPSDGGRAVGTLRSVARHYEDGPIALALVKFTTDPSAVLLAGDVSASQTTIVPVSAERPAQRPRIPRA; from the coding sequence ATGAGCACCCTGCTGGATCGCCCCGGGGCCGTCGACGGCAGCGGGATCGACGCCGGTGTCGCGGCCCACTACGGCAATCCGCACCGCGAGCAGCGCCTGCTGCAGGAGGGCCTGGCCGTCGTCGACCTCTCCCACCGGGGCGTGGTCACGATCACCGGCCCGGATCGGTTGAACTGGCTGCACTCGCTGACCACCCAGCACCTGACCGACTTGCCGCCCCGCACCGGGGTGGAGACGCTCATCCTCTCGCCCAAGGGGCACGTGGAGCACGCGCTCCACGTCGTCGACGACGGCACCACCACCTGGCTGACGACCGAGCCGGGAGCGGCCGAGGTGGTCAGCGGCTGGCTGGACTCGATGCGGTTCATGCTGCGGGTCGAGGTGGCCGACGTCTCTTCGGAGTACGCGGTGCTGGGTGAGCCGATCGCCGCCGAGTCCGTCGAGGGCGAACCCCTCGCCTGGGTCGACCCGTGGCCCCGGACCGTCGGGGACACGCACGCCTACGGACCCCAGGGTGAGGCGCACCCCGGGCACGGCCGGGCCTGGCGCGAGCTGATCGTGCCCCGGTCGGACCTGGAGGCCGCGGTCGGTGACCGTCCGCTGGCCGGCACCTGGGCCGCCGAGGCGCTGCGCGTCGCCGCCTGGCGGCCCCGCGGCGACGTGGACACCGACCACCGCTCGATCCCGCACGAGCTCGACTGGCTGCGCACGGCCGTGCACCTGCAGAAGGGGTGCTACCGCGGCCAGGAGACCGTCGCCCGGGTCAAGAACCTCGGCCGCCCGCCGCGCCGCGTCGTCTTCCTCCACCTCGACGGGTCCGGGCACGTCAGCCCCGAGCCCGGCACCGAGCTGGTCCCCTCGGACGGTGGTCGCGCGGTCGGCACGCTGAGGAGCGTCGCCCGCCACTACGAGGACGGCCCGATCGCCCTGGCGCTGGTGAAGTTCACCACGGACCCGTCCGCCGTGCTGCTCGCCGGTGACGTGTCGGCCTCCCAGACGACGATCGTGCCGGTCAGCGCCGAGCGACCCGCCCAGCGTCCCCGCATCCCCCGCGCCTGA
- a CDS encoding LCP family protein, which translates to MAHQDQDSRTDRPADTRRRRPLRTLVVGVAVLALLGVASLVGFAFFLQRTVENNIVHEELKADDNSQITLSPDQFGGHRPGDEDAGQDGGVEVEDGVENDEGLPPIVGEDGEELSVEDGSTVPTTNPARPETAGDALNFLIIGTDSRDLALERGRSDVIILAHVNHDRTRVDLVHFPRDLFVPIAGTGGSSKINAAYAYGGAPLLVQTIQPLVGVPIDHVAITDFESFKEMTDSIGGVQVQVTEAGGGFDVGTHRMDGEQGLRFVRERYSLSQGDISRGERQMQFVKGVMNKALSRETLTNPGRLAGFVDAATTNLTVDADLRVGDMRDLAFAMRNVRGDDIHFWTGPWSGIDMHPVAGSIVVMAPEQMQVLAQHLQNDTMDSYVDDVSPRQGFGG; encoded by the coding sequence ATGGCGCATCAAGACCAGGACAGCCGCACCGACCGGCCTGCAGACACCCGTCGGCGGCGACCGTTGCGGACCCTGGTGGTCGGTGTGGCTGTCCTGGCTCTTCTCGGGGTCGCCAGTCTGGTCGGCTTCGCCTTTTTCCTGCAGCGCACCGTGGAGAACAACATCGTCCACGAGGAGCTCAAGGCCGACGACAACTCCCAGATCACCCTCTCCCCCGACCAGTTCGGCGGACACCGGCCTGGTGACGAGGACGCCGGGCAGGACGGAGGGGTCGAGGTCGAGGACGGGGTCGAGAACGACGAGGGCCTCCCGCCGATCGTCGGCGAGGACGGCGAAGAGCTGTCGGTCGAGGACGGAAGCACGGTCCCCACCACCAACCCGGCCCGCCCCGAGACCGCCGGGGACGCCTTGAACTTCCTCATCATCGGCACCGACAGCCGTGACCTGGCCCTCGAGCGGGGTCGCTCGGACGTCATCATCCTGGCCCACGTCAACCACGACCGGACACGGGTGGACCTGGTCCACTTCCCCCGCGACCTGTTCGTGCCGATCGCCGGGACCGGCGGCTCCTCCAAGATCAACGCCGCCTACGCCTACGGCGGGGCACCGCTGCTGGTGCAGACCATCCAGCCCCTCGTCGGCGTGCCGATCGACCACGTCGCGATCACCGACTTCGAGAGTTTCAAGGAGATGACGGACTCGATCGGCGGGGTGCAGGTGCAGGTCACCGAGGCCGGCGGCGGGTTCGACGTCGGCACCCACCGGATGGACGGCGAGCAGGGTCTGCGCTTCGTGCGCGAGCGCTACAGCCTGTCCCAGGGTGACATCTCCCGCGGCGAGCGGCAGATGCAGTTCGTCAAGGGGGTGATGAACAAGGCCCTGTCCCGCGAGACCCTGACCAACCCGGGCCGGCTGGCCGGTTTCGTCGACGCCGCCACCACCAACCTCACCGTCGATGCGGACCTGCGGGTCGGCGACATGCGCGACCTGGCCTTCGCCATGCGCAATGTGCGCGGCGACGACATCCACTTCTGGACCGGGCCGTGGAGCGGCATCGACATGCACCCGGTGGCCGGCTCGATCGTGGTCATGGCACCCGAGCAGATGCAGGTGCTTGCCCAGCACCTGCAGAACGACACGATGGACTCCTACGTCGACGACGTTTCGCCGCGGCAGGGTTTCGGCGGCTGA
- a CDS encoding FABP family protein, with protein MPIEIDPTMHPDCAPLAWMLGSWAGAGVVGYPSIESRNFGQEIDVTHDGRPFFMWTSRAWILDAQGNKERPAAVETGFWRPQPDGEVELLLTHPTGIVEMYYGRTSPAKVEVATDGVIRSPHAKEYNAASRLYGYVNGNMMWVMDMAATGHAMQSHLSAELRRV; from the coding sequence GTGCCTATCGAGATCGACCCCACCATGCACCCCGACTGCGCCCCCCTGGCCTGGATGCTCGGCTCCTGGGCCGGCGCGGGGGTGGTCGGCTACCCCTCGATCGAGTCGCGCAACTTTGGCCAGGAGATCGACGTCACCCATGACGGGCGGCCGTTCTTCATGTGGACCTCCCGCGCCTGGATCCTGGACGCGCAGGGCAACAAGGAGCGGCCGGCCGCGGTGGAGACGGGCTTCTGGCGGCCCCAACCCGACGGTGAGGTCGAGCTGCTGCTGACCCACCCGACCGGCATCGTGGAGATGTACTACGGGCGGACCAGCCCGGCCAAGGTCGAGGTGGCGACCGACGGGGTGATCCGCAGCCCGCACGCCAAGGAGTACAACGCCGCGTCCCGGCTCTATGGCTACGTCAACGGCAACATGATGTGGGTGATGGACATGGCCGCCACCGGCCACGCCATGCAGTCCCACCTCTCCGCCGAGCTGCGCCGGGTCTAA
- a CDS encoding winged helix-turn-helix domain-containing protein gives MADLVLLTPRTAEDTSAIEVLPGLALLPHRVSVVGPDPAVLLSRPACQLVLVDAVHDLVRARATLRTVAAMELGLPVVAVVGEGALAVVDEQWPMEDLVLAGAAPAEVAARLRLALSRGSRAGGSAPAAQPEADEPETIRVADIVVDEASWTVRAGGRVLDLTFKEFELLRYLVSHPGRVLTRHQLLQHVWGSDYYGGTRTVDVHVRRLRAKLGPERETLIGTIRGVGYRFSPPRGAPR, from the coding sequence GTGGCCGACCTGGTCCTGCTCACCCCACGCACGGCCGAGGACACCTCGGCCATCGAGGTGCTGCCCGGGCTCGCCCTCCTGCCGCACCGGGTCAGCGTGGTGGGACCCGACCCGGCCGTGCTGCTCTCCCGCCCCGCCTGCCAGCTGGTGCTCGTGGACGCTGTGCACGATCTGGTCCGGGCCCGGGCCACGCTGCGCACCGTGGCCGCCATGGAGCTGGGCCTGCCGGTGGTGGCGGTCGTGGGTGAGGGTGCGCTGGCCGTGGTGGACGAGCAGTGGCCGATGGAGGATCTGGTCCTCGCGGGTGCTGCACCGGCCGAGGTCGCGGCCCGCCTGCGGCTCGCCCTCTCCCGGGGCAGCCGGGCCGGTGGATCAGCGCCGGCCGCGCAGCCAGAAGCGGATGAGCCCGAGACCATCCGGGTCGCTGACATCGTCGTGGACGAGGCCAGCTGGACCGTGCGGGCCGGCGGTCGGGTGCTGGACCTGACGTTCAAGGAGTTCGAGCTGCTGCGCTACCTCGTCAGCCACCCGGGTCGGGTGCTGACCCGGCACCAGCTCCTGCAGCACGTGTGGGGGTCGGACTACTACGGCGGCACCCGCACGGTGGACGTGCACGTCCGCAGGCTGCGGGCCAAGCTCGGACCGGAGCGCGAGACGCTCATCGGCACCATCCGCGGCGTCGGCTATCGGTTCAGCCCGCCACGCGGCGCGCCGCGGTGA
- the mshD gene encoding mycothiol synthase: MPGPNIVVEELSALPGNLSGNVLALAVRASHHDGVRPLSEQTILQAQRLPEDHDRSPSGVHLLVIEADPRSSGSPLEPGPGENPVVLGYGYVDLGDPQAPSAELVIDPAHRRQGLGGALLDHVLLRWPQARLWSHGDLQDARRLYTSRQLSVVRELWQMSRPLAGEWSDLPEQVALPEGFAVRPFQVGADEGTWLGVNARAFADHAEQGRMTQSDLADRQREPWFDPHGFLIIEDTTAPEPDGRARIAAFHWTKVEPEDPSTGEVYVVGVDPDYQGRGLGKAVTLLGLQHLRACGVRTATLYVDGDNPAAIATYHRLGFERSAVDVMYAAGITEA; encoded by the coding sequence ATGCCCGGCCCCAACATCGTCGTCGAAGAGTTGTCTGCGCTCCCTGGGAACCTGTCTGGGAACGTGCTCGCCCTTGCGGTGCGGGCCAGCCACCACGACGGCGTCCGGCCGCTGTCTGAACAGACCATCCTGCAGGCCCAGCGGTTGCCCGAGGACCACGACCGCTCGCCCAGCGGGGTCCACCTGCTCGTCATCGAGGCAGACCCACGCTCTAGCGGCAGCCCGCTGGAGCCCGGCCCCGGTGAGAACCCGGTCGTGCTCGGCTACGGCTACGTCGACCTCGGTGACCCGCAGGCACCTTCCGCCGAGCTGGTGATCGACCCCGCACATCGCCGGCAGGGCCTCGGTGGTGCGCTGCTGGATCACGTCCTGCTGCGTTGGCCACAGGCGCGCCTGTGGTCGCATGGCGACCTCCAGGACGCCCGCCGGCTCTACACCTCGCGTCAGCTGTCCGTGGTCCGCGAGCTGTGGCAGATGTCGCGCCCGCTGGCCGGGGAATGGTCTGACCTGCCCGAGCAGGTAGCACTGCCCGAGGGCTTCGCGGTCCGCCCCTTCCAGGTCGGGGCGGACGAAGGGACCTGGCTGGGGGTCAACGCCCGGGCCTTCGCCGACCACGCCGAGCAGGGCCGGATGACCCAGTCCGACCTCGCCGACCGGCAGCGCGAGCCGTGGTTCGACCCGCACGGCTTCCTCATCATCGAGGACACCACCGCGCCCGAGCCCGACGGGCGGGCCCGCATCGCCGCCTTCCACTGGACCAAGGTCGAGCCCGAGGACCCCTCGACCGGGGAGGTCTACGTGGTCGGCGTGGACCCGGACTACCAGGGCCGCGGGCTCGGCAAGGCGGTCACCCTGCTCGGCCTGCAGCACCTGCGTGCCTGCGGTGTCCGGACCGCGACCCTCTACGTCGACGGGGACAACCCGGCCGCGATCGCCACCTACCACCGGCTGGGCTTCGAGCGCTCAGCGGTGGACGTCATGTACGCCGCTGGGATCACGGAGGCGTGA